A single Musa acuminata AAA Group cultivar baxijiao chromosome BXJ2-1, Cavendish_Baxijiao_AAA, whole genome shotgun sequence DNA region contains:
- the LOC135598857 gene encoding uncharacterized protein LOC135598857, whose product MRREEKKDDSRGFWERLLCCICDAVEAATEGEFPQSKPSYPPPKKQPSDAKKPEDSQGTKASDDHPPPAIGTLNMTLSISIPNKQLESTTSLKASIITNKGEDEQAKPPATKESPDGRTKQNGTQPTAAKENQRQESQHKQDGGQPQGNN is encoded by the exons ATGAGGAGGGAGGAGAAAAAGGATGACAGCAGAGGCTTCTGGGAGAGGCTGCTCTGCTGCATCTGCGATGCGGTGGAGGCAGCAACAGAAGGAGAGTTTCCACAATCAAAACCCAGCTACCCGCCACCAAAGAAGCAACCTAGCGACGCAAAGAAACCGGAGGACAGCCAAGGCACCAAAGCTTCCGACGACCACCCACCTCCTGCAATTGGCACCTTGAACATGACACTGTCGATCT CCATTCCCAATAAGCAATTAGAGTCGACGACATCACTGAAGGCATCTATTATAACTAACAAAGGCGAGGACGAGCAAGCAAAGCCGCCAGCAACAAAGGAATCCCCAGATGGACGGACCAAGCAGAATGGAACGCAGCCTACAGCGGCGAAG GAAAACCAACGCCAAGAAAGTCAGCACAAACAAGACGGCGGACAGCCTCAGGGGAATAATTAG